Proteins encoded by one window of Cannabis sativa cultivar Pink pepper isolate KNU-18-1 chromosome 4, ASM2916894v1, whole genome shotgun sequence:
- the LOC115714032 gene encoding protein FAR1-RELATED SEQUENCE 12, whose translation MEIASSQSFDSDEGEQCLPIESHGETEHMADDEIAEHVDQFEESLPMTGNVIEPYIGMEFKSRDDAREFFIVYGRHTGFTVRIHHNRRSRINNMVIGQDFVCSKEGFREKKYASRKDRVLPPPPVTREGCPVMLRVALRDGEKWAVTKFIKKHNHTLMSPSKVPWRGSSKHMITEDEKDRRIGELTLELSKERQRCKRRCAVYREQLHMILKDIEHHTDHLSKRVQDIVQNIQEFENEDS comes from the exons ATGGAAATTGCATCCAGCCAGTCATTTGATTCAGACGAAGGAGAACAGTGTCTGCCCATCGAAAGCCATGGTGAAACCGAACACATGGCTGATGATGAGATTGCAGAACATGTTGACCAGTTTGAAGAAAGTTTACCCATGACAGGCAATGTTATAGAGCCGTACATTGGCATGGAGTTCAAATCAAGGGACGATGCTCGagaattttttattgtttatggAAGGCATACTGGATTTACTGTACGTATTCATCATAACAGGCGGTCACGGATAAACAACATGGTGATAGGTCAGGATTTTGTTTGTTCGAAAGAAGGTTTTCGTGAAAAGAAATATGCGAGCAGGAAAGATAGAGTTCTTCCTCCTCCACCTGTTACCAGAGAAGGATGTCCTGTAATGCTGAGGGTGGCTTTAAGAGATGGAGAGAAGTGGGCCGTCaccaaatttataaaaaagcaTAATCACACGTTAATGTCTCCAAGTAAAGTTCCATGGCGAGGGTCTAGCAAGCACATGATCACTGAG GATGAGAAGGATCGGAGAATAGGTGAACTGACACTTGAACTAAGCAAAGAAAGACAGAGATGTAAACGTAGATGTGCAGTTTACCGGGAACAATTGCATATGATCTTGAAAGACATAGAGCACCATACTGATCACTTGTCAAAAAGAGTTCAAGATATTGTTCAAAACATACAGGAGTTTGAGAATGAAGATTCATAA
- the LOC115714031 gene encoding uncharacterized CRM domain-containing protein At3g25440, chloroplastic isoform X2 has protein sequence MMVIVQEPAFGYLHGSNRRFLLDGQQWFHSASCLRMVDKVVEPTNDTEINAAVDDGVGSTKMKRMKLKGKRAVVRWLKFFRWKKKKDYERMTPEEKILYKLRKAQKKEARYVEALKKIEPSESSETTHDPEILTPEEHFFFLKMGLKCKNYVPVGRRGIYQGVILNMHLHWKKHQTLQVVVKTFTPEEVREIATELARLTGGIVLDIHEENTIIMYRGKNYSQPPTEIMSPRVALSRRKALDKSKYRDGLRAVRKYLPKLQQDLVLLQSQAKSKPANITDVVEKTDETVLQSTDSESYSKLQWEKMADESKQCSARDLVMKAALASDSEDLSDIFETDSEREAEEKGERPLYLEEFEKFPVKNYEEPEDFQDHLRQISQDSKNAKSSSEDVDLQNFDEVDKLFIRAAFRLKNRR, from the exons ATGATG GTTATTGTTCAGGAGCCTGCTTTTGGATACCTCCATGGTAGTAATAGAAGGTTTCTCTTAGATGGGCAACAATGGTTTCACTCAGCTTCATGCCTACGCATGGTTGACAAGGTTGTGGAGCCAACAAATGACACTGAAATTAATGCTGCTGTTGATGATGGAGTTGGTAGTACCAAGATGAAGAGGATGAAGCTCAAAGGGAAAAGAGCAGTTGTGAGGTGGCTAAAGTTCTTTAggtggaagaagaagaaagattaTGAGAGAATGACACCAGAAGAAAAAATACTCTACAAATTGAGAAAG GCTCAAAAGAAGGAGGCAAGATATGTTGAAGCTCTTAAAAAGATTGAACCTAGTGAGTCATCTGAGACAACCCATGACCCGGAAATTTTGACCCCAGAGGagcattttttctttttaaaaatggGACTCAAGTGCAAGAATTATGTTCCAGTTGGTAGAAGAGGAATCTACCAGGGTGTTATTCTGAACATGCACTTGCATTGGAAGAAACATCAGACTCTGCAGGTGGTGGTGAAGACATTTACGCCTGAGGAGGTTAGAGAGATTGCTACTGAACTGGCGAGATTAACTGGAGGGATTGTGCTTGATATTCACGAAGAAAACACTATAATTATGTACAGAGGGAAGAACTATTCTCAGCCACCAACTGAAATAATGTCACCTAGGGTCGCTCTTTCTAGGAGGAAG GCTTTGGATAAATCCAAGTATAGAGATGGCCTCCGTGCTGTGAGGAAGTATCTTCCCAAGCTCCAGCAGGATCTTGTATTGTTGCAGTCTCAGGCTAAAAGCAAGCCTGCAAATATCACTGATGTTGTTGAAAAAACCGATGAAACTGTTTTACAGAGTACAGACTCTGAAAGTTATTCAAAACTCCAGTGGGAGAAAATGGCAGATGAGAGCAAACAATGTTCAGCGCGTGATCTTGTGATGAAAGCTGCATTGGCTTCCGATTCTGAAGATCTATCAGACATTTTCGAAACTGACTCCGAGAGGGAGGCTGAGGAGAAAGGAGAACGACCACTTTATTTGGAAGAGTTCGAAAAGTTTCCAGTGAAAAACTATGAAGAACCTGAAGATTTTCAGGATCACTTGCGTCAAATATCACAAGATTCCAAGAATGCTAAATCATCCAGTGAAGATGTGGATTTGCAGAATTTCGACGAGGTTGACAAGTTGTTTATTCGTGCTGCTTTTCGTTTGAAGAATAGAAGAtag
- the LOC115714031 gene encoding uncharacterized CRM domain-containing protein At3g25440, chloroplastic isoform X3 has translation MVDKVVEPTNDTEINAAVDDGVGSTKMKRMKLKGKRAVVRWLKFFRWKKKKDYERMTPEEKILYKLRKAQKKEARYVEALKKIEPSESSETTHDPEILTPEEHFFFLKMGLKCKNYVPVGRRGIYQGVILNMHLHWKKHQTLQVVVKTFTPEEVREIATELARLTGGIVLDIHEENTIIMYRGKNYSQPPTEIMSPRVALSRRKALDKSKYRDGLRAVRKYLPKLQQDLVLLQSQAKSKPANITDVVEKTDETVLQSTDSESYSKLQWEKMADESKQCSARDLVMKAALASDSEDLSDIFETDSEREAEEKGERPLYLEEFEKFPVKNYEEPEDFQDHLRQISQDSKNAKSSSEDVDLQNFDEVDKLFIRAAFRLKNRR, from the exons ATGGTTGACAAGGTTGTGGAGCCAACAAATGACACTGAAATTAATGCTGCTGTTGATGATGGAGTTGGTAGTACCAAGATGAAGAGGATGAAGCTCAAAGGGAAAAGAGCAGTTGTGAGGTGGCTAAAGTTCTTTAggtggaagaagaagaaagattaTGAGAGAATGACACCAGAAGAAAAAATACTCTACAAATTGAGAAAG GCTCAAAAGAAGGAGGCAAGATATGTTGAAGCTCTTAAAAAGATTGAACCTAGTGAGTCATCTGAGACAACCCATGACCCGGAAATTTTGACCCCAGAGGagcattttttctttttaaaaatggGACTCAAGTGCAAGAATTATGTTCCAGTTGGTAGAAGAGGAATCTACCAGGGTGTTATTCTGAACATGCACTTGCATTGGAAGAAACATCAGACTCTGCAGGTGGTGGTGAAGACATTTACGCCTGAGGAGGTTAGAGAGATTGCTACTGAACTGGCGAGATTAACTGGAGGGATTGTGCTTGATATTCACGAAGAAAACACTATAATTATGTACAGAGGGAAGAACTATTCTCAGCCACCAACTGAAATAATGTCACCTAGGGTCGCTCTTTCTAGGAGGAAG GCTTTGGATAAATCCAAGTATAGAGATGGCCTCCGTGCTGTGAGGAAGTATCTTCCCAAGCTCCAGCAGGATCTTGTATTGTTGCAGTCTCAGGCTAAAAGCAAGCCTGCAAATATCACTGATGTTGTTGAAAAAACCGATGAAACTGTTTTACAGAGTACAGACTCTGAAAGTTATTCAAAACTCCAGTGGGAGAAAATGGCAGATGAGAGCAAACAATGTTCAGCGCGTGATCTTGTGATGAAAGCTGCATTGGCTTCCGATTCTGAAGATCTATCAGACATTTTCGAAACTGACTCCGAGAGGGAGGCTGAGGAGAAAGGAGAACGACCACTTTATTTGGAAGAGTTCGAAAAGTTTCCAGTGAAAAACTATGAAGAACCTGAAGATTTTCAGGATCACTTGCGTCAAATATCACAAGATTCCAAGAATGCTAAATCATCCAGTGAAGATGTGGATTTGCAGAATTTCGACGAGGTTGACAAGTTGTTTATTCGTGCTGCTTTTCGTTTGAAGAATAGAAGAtag
- the LOC115715285 gene encoding uncharacterized protein LOC115715285 isoform X1 has translation MIKWYFSLVIVNLDEETGTTEPQAERVLNFHEERSALEPCIVNLDQETGTTEPQTGRVLDAHEEGSALGPCIVNFDEETVTIEPQAERILNAQEEGSALEPCIGMEFESEEAAKKFYDEYSRRVGFIVRIGTCRRSVVDKSIISRQLSCNKQGFSAKTADKVGHVRKHRPRAKSREGCKAMIRVKATKSGKWVVTSFEKDHTHPLIVPDRRPIDSVDRRIEDLTMELKHQDHLCELYRGLLLTFLKDIDEQTETLSTKIGLVVNNIREVESGLKKPPQKR, from the exons ATGATAAAGTGGTATTTTTCTTTAGTGATAGTGAATTTGGATGAGGAAACTGGAACAACTGAACCACAAGCTGAAAGGGTTTTGAATTTCCATGAAGAACGTTCAGCTTTAGAACCATGTATTG TGAATTTGGATCAGGAAACTGGAACAACTGAGCCTCAAACTGGAAGGGTTTTGGATGCCCATGAAGAAGGTTCAGCTTTAGGACCATGTATTG TGAATTTTGATGAGGAAACTGTAACAATTGAACCTCAAGCTGAAAGGATTTTGAATGCCCAGGAAGAAGGCTCAGCTTTAGAACCTTGTATTGGTATGGAGTTTGAATCTGAAGAGGCTGCCAAAAAGTTTTATGATGAATATTCGAGACGTGTAGGATTTATTGTGCGTATTGGCACGTGCCGTCGATCAGTGGTTGATAAGAGCATTATTTCTCGCCAACTATCGTGCAATAAGCAAGGTTTTTCAGCCAAAACTGCAGATAAAGTTGGCCATGTTCGAAAACATCGACCGAGGGCGAAGTCAAGAGAAGGTTGCAAAGCAATGATACGGGTGAAAGCTACTAAGTCTGGAAAATGGGTTGTCACAAGCTTTGAGAAGGACCATACTCATCCGCTTATTGTTCCTGATAGACGACCTATT GATTCAGTAGATAGAAGGATTGAGGATCTCACAATGGAACTTAAGCATCAAGATCATCTATGTGAATTATATCGCGGGCTACTGCTTACATTTTTGAAGGATATCGATGAGCAGACAGAAACACTATCAACTAAAATAGGACTTGTTGTTAACAACATTAGAGAGGTTGAATCTGGACTTAAGAAGCCTCCACAAAAAAGATAA
- the LOC115715285 gene encoding uncharacterized protein LOC115715285 isoform X2: MVIVNLDEETGTTEPQAERVLNFHEERSALEPCIVNLDQETGTTEPQTGRVLDAHEEGSALGPCIVNFDEETVTIEPQAERILNAQEEGSALEPCIGMEFESEEAAKKFYDEYSRRVGFIVRIGTCRRSVVDKSIISRQLSCNKQGFSAKTADKVGHVRKHRPRAKSREGCKAMIRVKATKSGKWVVTSFEKDHTHPLIVPDRRPIDSVDRRIEDLTMELKHQDHLCELYRGLLLTFLKDIDEQTETLSTKIGLVVNNIREVESGLKKPPQKR; encoded by the exons ATGG TGATAGTGAATTTGGATGAGGAAACTGGAACAACTGAACCACAAGCTGAAAGGGTTTTGAATTTCCATGAAGAACGTTCAGCTTTAGAACCATGTATTG TGAATTTGGATCAGGAAACTGGAACAACTGAGCCTCAAACTGGAAGGGTTTTGGATGCCCATGAAGAAGGTTCAGCTTTAGGACCATGTATTG TGAATTTTGATGAGGAAACTGTAACAATTGAACCTCAAGCTGAAAGGATTTTGAATGCCCAGGAAGAAGGCTCAGCTTTAGAACCTTGTATTGGTATGGAGTTTGAATCTGAAGAGGCTGCCAAAAAGTTTTATGATGAATATTCGAGACGTGTAGGATTTATTGTGCGTATTGGCACGTGCCGTCGATCAGTGGTTGATAAGAGCATTATTTCTCGCCAACTATCGTGCAATAAGCAAGGTTTTTCAGCCAAAACTGCAGATAAAGTTGGCCATGTTCGAAAACATCGACCGAGGGCGAAGTCAAGAGAAGGTTGCAAAGCAATGATACGGGTGAAAGCTACTAAGTCTGGAAAATGGGTTGTCACAAGCTTTGAGAAGGACCATACTCATCCGCTTATTGTTCCTGATAGACGACCTATT GATTCAGTAGATAGAAGGATTGAGGATCTCACAATGGAACTTAAGCATCAAGATCATCTATGTGAATTATATCGCGGGCTACTGCTTACATTTTTGAAGGATATCGATGAGCAGACAGAAACACTATCAACTAAAATAGGACTTGTTGTTAACAACATTAGAGAGGTTGAATCTGGACTTAAGAAGCCTCCACAAAAAAGATAA
- the LOC115714031 gene encoding uncharacterized CRM domain-containing protein At3g25440, chloroplastic isoform X1: MAMRALASLSLRRSHKQFKILLCKPIFYRISLDGFLCKVIVQEPAFGYLHGSNRRFLLDGQQWFHSASCLRMVDKVVEPTNDTEINAAVDDGVGSTKMKRMKLKGKRAVVRWLKFFRWKKKKDYERMTPEEKILYKLRKAQKKEARYVEALKKIEPSESSETTHDPEILTPEEHFFFLKMGLKCKNYVPVGRRGIYQGVILNMHLHWKKHQTLQVVVKTFTPEEVREIATELARLTGGIVLDIHEENTIIMYRGKNYSQPPTEIMSPRVALSRRKALDKSKYRDGLRAVRKYLPKLQQDLVLLQSQAKSKPANITDVVEKTDETVLQSTDSESYSKLQWEKMADESKQCSARDLVMKAALASDSEDLSDIFETDSEREAEEKGERPLYLEEFEKFPVKNYEEPEDFQDHLRQISQDSKNAKSSSEDVDLQNFDEVDKLFIRAAFRLKNRR; the protein is encoded by the exons ATGGCGATGAGGGCCTTGGCTTCACTCTCACTACGGAGATCCCACAAACAGTTTAAGATTCTTTTGTGCAAACCCATCTTTTACAGAATCAG TTTGGATGGTTTTCTATGCAAGGTTATTGTTCAGGAGCCTGCTTTTGGATACCTCCATGGTAGTAATAGAAGGTTTCTCTTAGATGGGCAACAATGGTTTCACTCAGCTTCATGCCTACGCATGGTTGACAAGGTTGTGGAGCCAACAAATGACACTGAAATTAATGCTGCTGTTGATGATGGAGTTGGTAGTACCAAGATGAAGAGGATGAAGCTCAAAGGGAAAAGAGCAGTTGTGAGGTGGCTAAAGTTCTTTAggtggaagaagaagaaagattaTGAGAGAATGACACCAGAAGAAAAAATACTCTACAAATTGAGAAAG GCTCAAAAGAAGGAGGCAAGATATGTTGAAGCTCTTAAAAAGATTGAACCTAGTGAGTCATCTGAGACAACCCATGACCCGGAAATTTTGACCCCAGAGGagcattttttctttttaaaaatggGACTCAAGTGCAAGAATTATGTTCCAGTTGGTAGAAGAGGAATCTACCAGGGTGTTATTCTGAACATGCACTTGCATTGGAAGAAACATCAGACTCTGCAGGTGGTGGTGAAGACATTTACGCCTGAGGAGGTTAGAGAGATTGCTACTGAACTGGCGAGATTAACTGGAGGGATTGTGCTTGATATTCACGAAGAAAACACTATAATTATGTACAGAGGGAAGAACTATTCTCAGCCACCAACTGAAATAATGTCACCTAGGGTCGCTCTTTCTAGGAGGAAG GCTTTGGATAAATCCAAGTATAGAGATGGCCTCCGTGCTGTGAGGAAGTATCTTCCCAAGCTCCAGCAGGATCTTGTATTGTTGCAGTCTCAGGCTAAAAGCAAGCCTGCAAATATCACTGATGTTGTTGAAAAAACCGATGAAACTGTTTTACAGAGTACAGACTCTGAAAGTTATTCAAAACTCCAGTGGGAGAAAATGGCAGATGAGAGCAAACAATGTTCAGCGCGTGATCTTGTGATGAAAGCTGCATTGGCTTCCGATTCTGAAGATCTATCAGACATTTTCGAAACTGACTCCGAGAGGGAGGCTGAGGAGAAAGGAGAACGACCACTTTATTTGGAAGAGTTCGAAAAGTTTCCAGTGAAAAACTATGAAGAACCTGAAGATTTTCAGGATCACTTGCGTCAAATATCACAAGATTCCAAGAATGCTAAATCATCCAGTGAAGATGTGGATTTGCAGAATTTCGACGAGGTTGACAAGTTGTTTATTCGTGCTGCTTTTCGTTTGAAGAATAGAAGAtag
- the LOC115714178 gene encoding protein FAR1-RELATED SEQUENCE 6 has product MEEVCLNSEPVFDEGDEYDVDGHFLIVEHDEESGETQRKDPPLPTVGLEFDSFDAAYDFYNAYGKQQGFGIRVSNSWFRSKRKERYRAKLSCSSAGFKKKSEANNPRPETRTGCPAMIVIKLVDSTRWRIVEVELEHNHQVSPQIKRFYKSHKRMIVAAKKTQPPPQPVTEVHTIKLYKTAVLDSGCNGYLSFNESEGMSSDDRSKCLELKEGDAHAVYNYFCRMKMTNPNFFYLMDIDDDGHLRNVFWADARSRAAYGYFCDTIAIDTTCLANKYEIPLISFVGVNHHGQSILLGCGFIGQESVDYFLWMLRAWLKCMLDKPPRVVITDHCKPLQTAISEVIPKARHCYCLWYIMHRVPEKLGGLKGYETIKRQLNKSVYNSLKIAEFETSWADMIKRYGLENNKWLQLLYEERQLWVPVYLKDIFLAGMIPIQENESLIAFFDGYVHKHTSFKEFVDKYDLALHRRHMKEVTADLESRNTTPELKTRCNFETQLSKIYTREIFKRFQSEVEGMYSCFNTRQVNFNGPIITYIVKERVEVEGSEKEVKYHEVLFETTQVDVRCICSLFNYKGYLCRHALNVLNYNGIEEIPSRYILPRWSKDFKCRYLLDHDSSDSSVDMYNNPLYWYNNLIKLSLPVVEEGAQSQERYKTALQELEALLNKFNLVEDNIV; this is encoded by the coding sequence ATGGAAGAAGTTTGTCTCAATAGCGAGCCAGTGTTTGATGAAGGTGATGAATATGATGTTGATGGACATTTCTTAATAGTAGAACATGATGAAGAATCTGGGGAAACACAAAGAAAGGATCCCCCTCTTCCAACTGTGGGATTGGAGTTTGATTCTTTTGATGCAGCTTATGATTTTTACAATGCTTACGGTAAACAGCAGGGTTTTGGTATTAGAGTGAGCAATTCATGGTTCAGATCAAAGAGAAAAGAGCGGTATAGAGCTAAATTAAGCTGCAGCAGTGCAGGGTTCAAGAAAAAGAGTGAAGCTAACAATCCAAGACCAGAAACACGAACTGGTTGCCCTGCAATGATCGTCATCAAACTCGTGGATTCTACAAGGTGGAGAATTGTTGAAGTAGAACTTGAACATAACCATCAAGTCAGCCCACAAATTAAGAGGTTTTATAAGTCTCACAAAAGAATGATTGTTGCTGCCAAAAAGACTCAACCACCCCCTCAGCCTGTTACAGAAGTACACACTATTAAGTTGTATAAAACGGCCGTGTTGGATTCTGGGTGTAATGGATACTTAAGTTTTAACGAGAGTGAGGGTATGAGCTCTGATGATCGCTCTAAATGTTTAGAACTAAAAGAAGGAGATGCTCATGCAGTGTACAACTACTTCTGTCGCATGAAAATGACGAACCCAAATTTCTTTTACTTGATGGACATTGATGATGACGGTCACCTCAGGAATGTTTTCTGGGCTGATGCTAGGTCCAGGGCTGCATATGGTTATTTTTGTGACACAATTGCAATAGACACAACTTGTTTGGCAAACAAGTATGAGATACCTTTAATATCATTTGTTGGAGTAAACCACCATGGACAGTCCATATTGCTGGGTTGTGGCTTTATTGGACAAGAGTCAGTAGATTACTTCTTATGGATGCTCAGGGCATGGCTGAAATGCATGTTAGATAAGCCTCCACGAGTTGTCATCACCGACCATTGTAAACCCTTGCAAACAGCAATTTCTGAAGTTATACCGAAGGCTCGTCATTGTTATTGTTTGTGGTATATTATGCATAGAGTTCCAGAGAAGTTGGGAGGATTGAAGGGATACGAAACAATTAAAAGACAGTTGAATAAATCAGTTTATAATTCCTTGAAAATTGCCGAATTTGAAACTTCTTGGGCCGACATGATCAAACGGTATGGCCTGGAAAATAATAAATGGCTTCAGTTGCTGTATGAAGAACGACAGCTTTGGGTTCCAGTTTATTTAAAGGACATATTTCTTGCTGGAATGATTCCTATTCAAGAAAACGAGAGTTTGATTGCTTTTTTTGATGGTTATGTACATAAGCACACATCATTTAAGGAATTTGTCGATAAATACGATCTAGCTCTACATAGGAGGCACATGAAAGAAGTCACAGCAGACCTGGAGTCAAGAAATACAACCCCTGAATTGAAAACAAGATGTAATTTCGAGACTCAGCTATCGAAAATATACACAAGAGAAATCTTCAAGAGGTTCCAATCTGAAGTTGAGGGGATGTATTCCTGTTTCAACACAAGGCAAGTTAATTTCAATGGGCCAATTATCACATACATTGTCAAAGAAAGGGTTGAAGTTGAGGGGAGTGAGAAGGAAGTCAAGTACCATGAGGTTTTGTTTGAGACAACACAAGTGGACGTCAGATGCATTTGCAGTTTGTTTAATTACAAAGGCTATCTATGTAGGCACGCCTTGAATGTTCTTAACTACAATGGCATCGAGGAAATTCCATCTCGTTACATTCTGCCTCGGTGGAGTAAAGATTTCAAGTGCAGGTATCTTCTTGACCATGACTCTAGTGATTCTTCAGTTGACATGTATAATAACCCATTGTACTGGTATAATAATCTAATTAAGCTCTCCCTTCCGGTTGTGGAAGAAGGGGCACAATCGCAAGAACGTTATAAGACGGCCTTGCAAGAATTAGAGGCATTGTTAAACAAGTTTAATCTTGTAGAGGATAACATAGtgtaa
- the LOC115714671 gene encoding uncharacterized protein LOC115714671: MAVSNLQRLSAQIHRLPALSFYSNSLISRSSVTSTSPTSPSPSSSRKVSDRIVKLFAIDLDGKKREIVGLTGHTLLKTLANAGMIEPASHRLEDIDACSAECEVNVAQEWLDRLPGRSYDEEFILKKYSRARVLNKHSRLSCQVVLSPDLQGMVVAVPEAKPWDIP, from the coding sequence ATGGCAGTCTCCAACCTACAGAGACTCTCCGCCCAAATCCACCGTCTTCCTGCCCTCTCCTTCTATTCAAACTCTCTAATTTCGAGATCCTCCGTCACTTCAACCTCACCCACATCGCCATCTCCCTCTTCCTCAAGAAAAGTTTCTGATCGTATTGTCAAGCTCTTCGCCATCGATCTGGATGGAAAAAAGCGGGAGATTGTTGGCTTGACCGGTCACACTCTTCTCAAGACCTTGGCCAACGCCGGTATGATCGAGCCAGCCTCCCACCGGCTAGAGGATATCGACGCTTGCTCCGCCGAATGCGAGGTCAACGTTGCCCAGGAATGGCTCGACAGGCTTCCGGGCCGCTCTTACGACGAGGAGTTCATTCTCAAGAAATACTCAAGAGCTAGAGTTCTCAACAAGCACTCCAGGCTCAGCTGCCAGGTCGTCCTCTCGCCTGATCTCCAAGGTATGGTGGTCGCCGTTCCCGAGGCTAAACCTTGGGATATCCCATAA
- the LOC115712020 gene encoding protein FAR1-RELATED SEQUENCE 5, translated as MDLEKESGAVDSSVEVGVGSSGGGPIMQPYVGMEFDSEDDARRFYIEYARRVGFVVRVMQRRRSGIDGRTLARRLGCNKQGFSPNQRAAIGPEKKPRPSAREGCNATILVKMEKSGKWVVTRFVKDHNHPLVITANGFSTEGDKDKKIEELTMELKHQEHLCVTYRENLLSFMKNVEEQTEELSGKIQVIVENVRRVESKLQKHSRRR; from the exons TGGATTTGGAGAAAGAAAGTGGAGCTGTAGATAGCTCTGTTGAAGTGGGTGTGGGTTCTTCAGGAGGAGGGCCAATTATGCAACCATATGTTGGTATGGAATTTGATTCAGAAGATGATGCAAGGAGATTCTATATTGAGTATGCTAGAAGAGTAGGATTTGTTGTGCGTGTTATGCAGCGTCGTCGTTCGGGTATTGATGGCAGAACTCTTGCTCGTCGTCTTGGATGTAATAAACAAGGTTTCTCTCCTAATCAAAGGGCTGCAATTGGGCCAGAGAAAAAGCCGCGACCCAGTGCGCGTGAGGGTTGTAATGCAACAATATTGGTGAAGATGGAAAAATCGGGTAAATGGGTGGTAACAAGATTTGTAAAGGACCATAATCATCCTCTGGTCATCACTGCTAATGGCTTCAGCACAGAG GGGGATAAAGATAAGAAAATTGAGGAGCTTACAATGGAGTTGAAACATCAGGAACATCTATGCGTGACGTATCGAGAAAACCTTCTGAGTTTCATGAAAAATGTTGAAGAGCAAACTGAAGAACTCTCTGGGAAGATCCAAGTTATAGTTGAAAATGTGAGAAGAGTAGAATCCAAATTGCAAAAACATTCCCGTCGTAGATAA
- the LOC115714686 gene encoding calmodulin-like protein 3, producing the protein MDPAELKRVFQMFDKNGDGRITKKELSDSLENLGIFIPDKDLIQMIDKIDVNGDGYVDIDEFGALYQTIMDERDEEEDMREAFNVFDQNGDGFITVEELRSVLSSLGLKQGRTIEDCTRMIKKVDVDGDGKVNFKEFKQMMKGGGFAALT; encoded by the coding sequence ATGGATCCAGCCGAGCTAAAGCGGGTTTTTCAAATGTTCGACAAAAATGGCGATGGCCGAATCACGAAAAAGGAGTTGAGTGACTCGTTAGAAAACTTGGGAATCTTCATCCCTGATAAGGACTTGATCCAAATGATCGATAAAATCGACGTGAATGGCGATGGGTACGTGGATATCGACGAGTTTGGGGCGTTGTATCAAACGATAATGGACGAGAGAGACGAGGAGGAAGACATGAGGGAAGCTTTCAATGTGTTTGATCAAAATGGAGATGGGTTCATAACCGTTGAGGAATTGAGGTCGGTTTTGTCTTCCTTGGGACTCAAGCAAGGTAGAACAATAGAAGATTGTACGAGAATGATAAAGAAAGTGGATGTTGATGGTGATGGAAAAGTCAATTTTAAAGAGTTTAAACAAATGATGAAAGGTGGTGGTTTTGCTGCCTTAACTTGA